A single window of Tenericutes bacterium MZ-XQ DNA harbors:
- a CDS encoding ribonuclease M5 has translation MRPKVYVVEGKNDYSKLKQFYPDMFILTTNGSEISDATLDALIKLDETHDIILFLDPDYPGKRIRDHLSSKLKHVYHAFIEKDKAHSKNYKKLGVEHANKVDIEKALEKIYKSNDDQQTDIDINFLYDVKLIAHKDSKNLREQLSKALHLGHVNGKTLMYRLKAFGLLKRDVCEVISCNTKPKKDMDKTF, from the coding sequence ATGAGACCTAAAGTATATGTAGTAGAAGGAAAAAACGATTATTCAAAACTAAAACAATTCTACCCTGATATGTTTATACTAACAACAAATGGTTCTGAAATATCGGATGCTACTTTGGATGCATTGATCAAACTTGATGAGACACACGATATTATTCTTTTTTTAGATCCAGATTATCCAGGAAAAAGAATCAGGGATCATTTATCTTCTAAATTAAAGCATGTTTACCATGCATTTATCGAAAAAGATAAAGCACACAGTAAAAACTATAAAAAACTAGGTGTAGAACATGCAAATAAAGTTGATATTGAAAAAGCTTTAGAAAAAATATATAAATCAAACGATGATCAACAAACAGATATTGATATAAATTTTTTATATGATGTTAAGCTGATTGCTCATAAAGATAGTAAAAACTTAAGAGAACAATTATCAAAAGCCTTACATCTAGGACACGTTAATGGTAAAACACTTATGTACAGATTGAAAGCTTTTGGTCTACTCAAAAGAGATGTATGCGAGGTTATTTCATGCAACACCAAGCCAAAAAAAGATATGGACAAAACTTTTTAA
- a CDS encoding serine--tRNA ligase: MLDLKFVTENIDKVIENLSKRQGDFSYLKELEALQEQRKHIIVDVESKKALRNESSKKIGELKRNKQDATHILEQVKDLGDEIKVMDDKLKEIEEKIFDILAITPNLLHESVPFGEDETKNVEIRKVGEPKSYDFEVKDHVELGEKLGILDFERAAKITGTRFVVDKGLGARLERSLIQFMMDMHSLNHGYEEVIPPFIVNDKSMYATGQFPKFKEDSFKLELKDQNYYLNPTAEVPTINLYRDEIIDGDLLPIKYCSYTTAFRSEAGSAGRDTKGILRQHQFNKVELIKFTTPESSYDELERMLINSEEVLKQLELPYRVVSLCSGDMGFGMAKTYDLEVWLPGQNKYREIGSISNAEDFQARRANIRFKRTKDSKTEYVHTLNGSGLAVGRTMIAIIENYQNKDGSITVPKALVPYMKVNVIK; the protein is encoded by the coding sequence ATGTTAGATTTAAAATTTGTTACAGAAAACATCGATAAGGTTATAGAAAACTTATCTAAAAGACAAGGGGATTTTAGTTATTTAAAAGAACTAGAAGCCTTGCAAGAACAAAGAAAGCATATCATCGTTGATGTTGAATCAAAAAAAGCTTTAAGAAATGAATCTTCTAAAAAGATAGGAGAACTCAAAAGAAATAAACAAGATGCAACACATATCTTAGAACAAGTTAAAGACTTAGGCGATGAAATCAAAGTCATGGATGATAAACTTAAAGAAATCGAAGAAAAAATCTTCGATATTTTAGCAATCACACCAAACTTACTTCATGAATCAGTGCCTTTTGGTGAAGATGAAACAAAAAATGTTGAAATCAGAAAAGTTGGCGAACCTAAATCATATGACTTTGAAGTCAAAGATCATGTAGAACTCGGTGAGAAACTCGGTATTCTAGATTTTGAAAGAGCTGCTAAAATTACAGGCACTCGATTTGTTGTCGATAAGGGTTTAGGCGCTAGACTCGAAAGATCTCTTATTCAGTTCATGATGGATATGCATAGTTTAAACCATGGATATGAAGAAGTTATTCCACCGTTTATTGTTAATGATAAAAGTATGTATGCCACGGGGCAGTTTCCTAAATTCAAAGAGGATAGTTTTAAACTGGAGTTAAAGGATCAAAATTACTACTTAAACCCAACTGCTGAAGTACCAACCATAAACCTATATCGTGATGAAATTATCGATGGTGATTTATTGCCTATTAAATACTGTAGCTATACAACTGCATTTAGATCTGAAGCAGGATCTGCAGGAAGAGACACGAAAGGTATTTTAAGACAACACCAGTTCAATAAAGTTGAACTTATTAAGTTTACTACACCTGAATCATCATATGATGAACTAGAGCGTATGTTAATCAATTCTGAAGAAGTACTCAAACAGTTAGAATTACCTTATAGAGTCGTTTCTTTATGTAGTGGAGATATGGGCTTTGGTATGGCAAAAACATATGATTTAGAAGTTTGGTTACCAGGACAAAATAAATATCGTGAAATCGGATCTATCTCTAATGCAGAAGATTTTCAAGCTAGACGTGCTAATATTAGATTTAAACGTACAAAAGATAGTAAAACTGAATACGTACATACTTTAAATGGATCTGGTTTAGCAGTAGGCAGAACCATGATTGCGATTATTGAAAATTATCAAAATAAAGATGGATCAATTACTGTTCCTAAAGCACTAGTCCCATATATGAAGGTTAATGTTATTAAATAA
- a CDS encoding phosphohydrolase — MVKRLEKQLVLKDPIYGYIHVDYDFIKKLIDSNLFQRLRRIRQLSGVQMVFHGAEHSRFSHSLGVYELANRFSSVKALKEILDERTKLIFLAAALLHDVGHGAYSHAFEDVFHVNHEKIGARMVTNRYEIRDILKTIDDHFPADVASVILKQGKFPLIEQLISSQLDVDRLDYLERDAYFTGTAYGHVDLDRIMRVLDVKDGKIVFHVSGIHAIENYLISRYHMYWQVYYHPVSRSYETILEKIYHRVKDLCVQGFEFNADVEALKRIIENPEDLESYIRIDDFYMNGLISSFTRSKDQILKTLADDFLNRHIWKYLADDITTERQIKAIEEKYGEDKKYFTAYRTVSNFAYQDDTMHFGEEICILLKDGTLSTLKEQSKLIKGLVLTGVKEDPKFFYRNI; from the coding sequence ATGGTGAAACGATTAGAAAAACAACTTGTATTAAAAGATCCCATCTATGGATATATCCATGTTGATTATGATTTTATCAAAAAATTGATTGACTCAAATCTATTTCAAAGATTAAGAAGGATAAGACAACTTAGCGGTGTGCAAATGGTTTTTCATGGTGCAGAACACTCTAGGTTTTCACATAGTTTAGGTGTCTATGAGTTGGCAAATAGGTTTTCTTCAGTTAAAGCATTAAAAGAGATTTTAGATGAGAGAACAAAGCTCATCTTTTTAGCTGCGGCTTTACTCCACGATGTTGGCCATGGGGCATATTCACATGCATTTGAGGATGTATTTCATGTGAATCATGAAAAAATAGGAGCACGAATGGTAACAAATCGCTATGAGATCAGAGATATATTGAAAACGATTGATGATCATTTTCCAGCAGATGTCGCAAGTGTGATTTTAAAACAGGGTAAGTTTCCTTTAATCGAACAACTCATATCAAGTCAGCTAGATGTCGATCGATTAGATTATTTAGAAAGAGATGCTTATTTCACAGGAACCGCTTATGGACATGTTGATTTAGATCGCATCATGAGAGTTTTAGATGTAAAAGATGGAAAAATCGTTTTTCATGTATCTGGAATTCACGCAATTGAAAATTATTTAATTAGTAGATATCATATGTACTGGCAAGTTTATTACCATCCTGTTTCTAGATCTTATGAAACGATTTTAGAAAAGATTTATCACCGAGTTAAAGATTTATGTGTTCAAGGGTTTGAGTTTAATGCAGATGTAGAAGCATTGAAGAGAATCATTGAAAATCCAGAAGATTTAGAAAGTTACATTAGAATAGACGATTTTTATATGAATGGTTTAATCTCAAGTTTTACAAGATCAAAAGATCAAATTTTAAAAACTTTAGCTGATGATTTTTTAAATCGTCATATATGGAAATATTTAGCTGATGATATCACTACAGAAAGACAAATCAAAGCGATTGAAGAAAAATATGGTGAAGATAAAAAGTATTTTACTGCATATCGAACTGTTTCTAATTTTGCATACCAAGACGATACGATGCATTTTGGAGAAGAGATTTGCATACTACTTAAAGATGGAACTTTATCAACATTAAAGGAACAGTCAAAACTTATCAAAGGTTTAGTTTTAACAGGAGTAAAAGAAGACCCAAAATTCTTCTATAGAAATATATGA
- a CDS encoding DNA-binding response regulator: MKIYYVEDEQDLAGIIKKYLMREGFDVTVFFDGESAMEHIHDDVDLWILDIMLTGDVSGYDIIKALKANESDAAVIFTSARDQDLDKIMGLELGSDDYLAKPYSPRELILRVKAVLKRQSHFQVSEIIHYDQYEINITKREIKANDGMIDLTNKEFELLSFFIKNPNKAFSREEILKHVWGDNYYGSDRVVDDLLRRLRHKMPELKIETIYGYGYRLL; this comes from the coding sequence ATGAAAATCTATTATGTTGAAGACGAACAAGATTTAGCTGGTATTATCAAAAAATATTTAATGAGAGAAGGATTTGACGTCACTGTTTTTTTTGATGGTGAATCTGCAATGGAACATATTCATGATGATGTTGATTTATGGATTTTAGATATCATGCTTACTGGTGATGTGAGTGGATACGATATCATTAAAGCACTTAAGGCAAATGAATCTGATGCAGCGGTTATTTTTACGTCTGCCAGAGACCAAGATTTAGATAAGATTATGGGATTAGAGCTAGGGAGTGACGATTATTTAGCTAAACCTTATTCTCCAAGAGAACTCATATTAAGAGTTAAGGCTGTACTCAAAAGACAAAGTCACTTTCAAGTATCAGAAATTATTCACTATGATCAATATGAGATTAATATTACAAAAAGAGAAATAAAAGCAAATGATGGAATGATTGATCTTACAAATAAAGAGTTTGAATTACTATCTTTTTTCATCAAAAATCCGAATAAAGCTTTTTCTAGAGAAGAAATATTAAAGCACGTTTGGGGAGATAATTACTACGGTAGTGACCGTGTTGTTGATGATCTTCTTAGACGCTTAAGACATAAGATGCCTGAATTAAAGATTGAAACGATCTACGGATATGGATATCGCTTATTATGA
- a CDS encoding diadenosine tetraphosphate hydrolase — MSTIFEKIIAREIPAHIVYEDDLVISFLDISQATEGHTLVVPKKAYENIFEVPDDLLAHTILITKKIANACKEAFPLKGLNILSNNGEVAGQTVFHFHFHVIPRFDLSDVSFKFTNHMNETSKEMYKKRALQIIEALS; from the coding sequence ATGTCGACAATATTTGAAAAAATTATTGCCAGAGAAATCCCAGCTCATATCGTTTATGAAGATGATTTAGTGATATCGTTTTTAGATATATCACAAGCGACTGAGGGGCATACGCTTGTTGTACCTAAAAAAGCGTATGAAAACATTTTTGAAGTACCCGATGATTTGTTAGCTCATACAATTTTAATTACAAAAAAAATAGCTAATGCATGTAAGGAAGCTTTCCCATTAAAAGGATTAAACATCTTAAGTAATAATGGTGAAGTTGCTGGTCAAACCGTATTTCATTTCCACTTCCATGTCATTCCAAGATTCGATTTGTCAGATGTTTCATTTAAGTTTACAAACCACATGAATGAAACATCAAAAGAAATGTATAAAAAAAGAGCACTCCAAATTATAGAGGCTCTATCGTAA
- a CDS encoding UTP--glucose-1-phosphate uridylyltransferase → MIRKAVIPAAGYGTRFLPITKALPKELLPIIDRPTIEYIVDEAIKSGITDILLIVSSNKNAIIDYFDYNIELETILLSKQKEEEYHLVRNIAKGANLHFIRQKEQLGLGHAVLQAEAFIGNEPFAVLLGDDMYVTEGTPAIKQMMDAFEKTNQSILGTMEVAYEDTYKYGICTPKEEKKGPLVELKDVVEKPDIEVAPSRSAIGGRYILTPTIFEYLKNQQKGKGNEIQLTDAILRLMKKEKVYAYDIDAKRYDVGNKLDYVEAILDFGLQKDELKEGLKALIKEKAKHL, encoded by the coding sequence ATGATTAGAAAAGCAGTGATTCCAGCAGCGGGGTATGGCACAAGATTTTTACCAATTACAAAAGCATTACCAAAAGAATTGTTACCGATTATAGATAGACCAACGATTGAATATATTGTTGATGAAGCGATTAAATCGGGTATTACCGACATTTTACTTATTGTAAGTAGTAATAAAAATGCAATCATTGATTATTTTGATTACAACATAGAATTAGAAACAATTCTTTTATCGAAGCAAAAAGAAGAAGAGTATCATTTAGTTCGAAATATTGCTAAGGGTGCCAACCTTCACTTCATTAGACAAAAAGAACAACTCGGTTTAGGGCACGCTGTTCTACAAGCAGAAGCTTTTATTGGCAATGAACCATTTGCAGTTCTTTTAGGTGATGATATGTATGTTACAGAAGGCACTCCAGCCATTAAACAGATGATGGATGCATTTGAAAAAACAAATCAATCGATTTTAGGCACGATGGAAGTTGCATATGAAGACACTTATAAATACGGTATTTGTACGCCTAAAGAAGAGAAAAAAGGACCACTTGTTGAATTAAAAGACGTAGTGGAAAAACCAGATATAGAAGTTGCACCATCAAGATCAGCAATCGGTGGTAGATATATTCTTACTCCAACTATTTTTGAATACTTAAAAAACCAACAAAAAGGTAAAGGTAACGAAATTCAATTAACAGATGCAATCCTTAGACTTATGAAAAAAGAAAAAGTTTATGCATACGATATAGATGCAAAGCGTTATGATGTTGGAAATAAACTAGATTATGTTGAAGCTATCTTAGATTTTGGATTGCAAAAAGATGAATTAAAAGAAGGATTAAAAGCTTTAATCAAAGAAAAAGCAAAACACTTATAA
- a CDS encoding DNA gyrase subunit B yields the protein MSNYDASNIQILEGLEAVRKRPGMYIGSTGARGLHHLVWEIIDNSIDEALGGYATNIKLEVLKDDIIRVTDDGRGIPVDLHPKTNRPAVETILTSLHSGGKFDGKSYKVSGGLHGVGASVVNALSEWFVVEIHRNNKIYEQKYERGFPMTEVIEIGESIHTGTVITFKADHLVFTETTVYDYEILRSRVQQLAFLNKGIKITIIDTRGNEPIENTYHYEGGIVEYVEFLNKGKGKVNQDILYTEKETEGITLEIALQYNDSYSTNIYSFANNIPTHEGGMHEDGFKLALSRVINKYATDNNLLKKDDSLIGEDTREGLTAVVSVKHPDPQFEGQTKTKLGNPEVRQISSQIVGEGLERYLAENPQDAKAIVEKCLLASRARLAAKKAREATRRKSPLDQLGFASKLADCRSKDPAISEMYIVEGDSAGGSAKQGRESEYQAILPLRGKVLNVEKARLDKILSNKEILSMIQAIGTGIGEEFDPAKARYHKIVIMTDADTDGGHIRTLLLTFFFRYMKPLIDLGYVYVAQPPLYKVQQGRRVEYVYTDQQLNTLLEEMGGRPTLQRYKGLGEMNPEQLWETTMNPETRTLLQVSLKDALDADMVFSMLMGEEVEPRKNFIQENAIYADNIDA from the coding sequence ATGTCAAATTATGATGCATCGAATATTCAAATATTAGAGGGTTTAGAGGCTGTAAGAAAGCGTCCGGGGATGTATATCGGTAGTACTGGAGCACGTGGATTACACCATTTAGTATGGGAGATTATTGACAATTCAATCGATGAAGCTTTAGGTGGATATGCAACAAATATCAAACTTGAAGTACTTAAAGATGATATCATCAGAGTTACTGATGATGGTCGTGGTATACCAGTTGATCTACATCCTAAAACAAATAGACCTGCAGTAGAAACAATTTTGACGTCCCTTCACTCTGGTGGTAAGTTTGATGGTAAATCATATAAAGTTTCTGGAGGATTACATGGTGTTGGTGCATCTGTAGTAAACGCACTTTCAGAATGGTTTGTCGTAGAAATTCATAGAAACAACAAAATCTATGAGCAAAAATATGAACGTGGTTTCCCGATGACTGAAGTGATCGAAATTGGTGAAAGCATTCATACAGGTACAGTGATTACATTTAAAGCAGATCATTTAGTGTTCACTGAGACAACAGTTTATGATTATGAAATATTAAGAAGTCGTGTTCAACAATTAGCGTTTTTAAATAAAGGTATTAAAATTACAATTATAGACACAAGAGGAAATGAACCTATTGAAAACACATATCACTATGAAGGTGGTATCGTTGAATATGTTGAGTTTTTAAATAAAGGTAAAGGAAAAGTTAATCAAGATATTTTATATACAGAAAAAGAAACAGAAGGCATCACGTTAGAAATTGCGTTACAATATAACGATTCTTATTCTACAAATATCTATTCATTTGCAAATAATATCCCAACCCATGAAGGTGGGATGCATGAAGATGGATTTAAACTTGCTTTATCGCGTGTCATTAATAAATATGCAACTGATAACAATTTACTTAAAAAAGATGATAGTTTGATTGGTGAAGATACTAGAGAAGGTTTAACAGCAGTTGTATCTGTTAAACACCCAGACCCTCAATTTGAAGGGCAAACGAAGACAAAACTTGGAAATCCTGAAGTTCGTCAGATTTCAAGTCAAATTGTTGGAGAAGGATTAGAAAGATATTTAGCTGAAAATCCACAAGATGCAAAAGCAATAGTAGAAAAATGTTTACTCGCATCAAGAGCAAGACTTGCAGCTAAAAAAGCAAGAGAAGCAACAAGAAGAAAATCTCCACTTGATCAATTAGGGTTTGCATCAAAACTAGCAGATTGTAGAAGTAAAGATCCAGCAATCTCAGAGATGTATATCGTCGAAGGGGATTCTGCCGGTGGATCAGCAAAACAAGGCAGAGAATCAGAATATCAAGCAATTTTACCACTAAGAGGGAAAGTATTAAATGTTGAAAAAGCAAGATTAGATAAAATCTTGTCAAACAAAGAAATCCTATCTATGATCCAAGCAATCGGTACAGGCATAGGAGAAGAGTTTGATCCAGCAAAAGCAAGATATCATAAAATTGTGATCATGACCGATGCTGATACCGATGGAGGACATATTAGAACTTTACTTTTAACATTCTTCTTTAGATATATGAAACCACTGATAGATTTAGGATATGTTTATGTCGCTCAACCACCATTATATAAAGTTCAACAAGGTAGAAGAGTTGAATATGTTTATACAGATCAACAACTTAATACTTTACTAGAAGAAATGGGCGGTAGACCAACGCTTCAAAGATATAAAGGTCTTGGGGAAATGAATCCTGAACAACTTTGGGAAACAACGATGAACCCAGAAACAAGAACTTTACTACAAGTATCTTTAAAAGATGCTTTAGATGCAGATATGGTATTTAGTATGCTTATGGGTGAGGAAGTTGAACCTAGAAAAAACTTCATTCAAGAAAATGCAATTTATGCAGATAATATTGATGCATAG
- a CDS encoding propanediol utilization protein, producing the protein MKKIPVGISGRHLHVTQEHLETLFGKGYELTPMKDLSQPGQYAANEKVDVMSPQGKLLSGVRILGPVRPASQVEISRSDALRFKFEAPVRSSGDVVGSGPCTLIGPKGQVELSEGVIIADRHIHFSDEEAKQFGVTNGQVVSLKVNGVKAGILDNVLCRVSPKYALDCHLDTDDGSAFMLVTGDEVELVKSYTINE; encoded by the coding sequence ATGAAAAAAATACCAGTAGGAATATCTGGTCGTCATCTCCATGTAACACAAGAACATTTAGAAACACTATTTGGTAAAGGTTACGAGTTGACACCGATGAAAGATTTAAGTCAACCAGGACAATACGCTGCAAACGAAAAAGTAGACGTAATGAGTCCACAAGGTAAACTTTTATCAGGTGTACGCATCTTAGGTCCGGTGCGCCCAGCATCACAAGTAGAGATTTCAAGAAGTGACGCTTTAAGATTTAAATTTGAAGCACCAGTAAGATCATCTGGTGATGTAGTAGGTTCAGGACCATGCACATTAATTGGTCCAAAAGGACAAGTTGAGTTAAGCGAAGGTGTAATCATTGCAGATCGCCATATCCATTTTTCAGATGAAGAAGCGAAACAATTTGGTGTAACAAATGGACAAGTTGTAAGTTTAAAAGTTAACGGTGTTAAAGCAGGTATCTTAGATAATGTTTTATGTCGTGTAAGTCCGAAATATGCATTAGATTGCCATTTAGATACAGATGATGGTAGTGCGTTTATGTTAGTGACTGGTGATGAAGTCGAACTAGTTAAGTCATACACAATCAATGAATAA
- a CDS encoding DNA gyrase subunit A: MEETTKTTEGLVKEINISTEMKSSFLNYAMSVIVSRALPDIRDGLKPVQRRILYAMNDLNMTATSAHKKSARIVGEVIGKYHPHGDSSVYDAMVRMAQPFNYRMPLIDGHGNFGSVDGDGAAAMRYTEARMSKIAGELVQDLEKNTVDFVDNYDGSEKEPSVLPARYPNLLVNGSTGIAVGMATNIPPHNLTEVIDGILAYMENEDITIAELMEYIKGPDFPTGGQILGLTGLRQAYETGKGIIAVRATTEIVSHKNKNSIIVTEIPYQVNKTTLIERIAEIAKNKIVDGITDLRDESNRKGMRIVIELRRDVNPHVMINNLYKYTQLQSSFGINMIALVKGQPMMVTLKDVLTNYVEHQIEVIQRRTIYDLDKAEARAHILEGLLKALHDIDHAIEIIKKASTGDEAKEALMSTYELSEIQAKAILDMRLQRLTGLEINKIESEAADLIVKIDDFKDIIRSHERKTEIIKSELIMIKEKYHSDRMSEINLHEDLSIENEDLIPVEDVIITVTNNGYIKRMKVDQYKTQNRGGVGMSGIKVHDDDYVEHILMTSTHDYHLFFTNKGRVYKLKGYQIPEGSRTAKGMPIVNFLEFDKDETLANFTNVKDFEDENSFLTFVTKRGVVKRTHISEYQHIRNNGIIALTLRENDELLSVRLTDGQKDIVLGASNGKAIRFAESDVRTMGRTASGVRGMMIADSDQIVGAAIIESDEQEILVVTENGYGKRTNVDEYRRQLRGGKGVKTLNITAKNGKLSTLKAVSDEDDLIVVSDKGVVIRTHVDQISKTKRATQGVRVIKLRPDHHVSTVALVPRQEDEEEIETEQEQFVQEAIPVEEQKKIVEAVDLAPEEADEDKEETVVKDSLFDE; the protein is encoded by the coding sequence ATGGAAGAAACAACAAAGACAACCGAAGGTTTAGTAAAAGAGATTAATATCTCAACCGAGATGAAATCCTCATTTTTAAACTATGCAATGAGTGTTATCGTATCACGTGCATTACCTGATATTAGAGATGGATTAAAACCAGTTCAAAGACGTATTTTATATGCAATGAATGATTTAAATATGACAGCAACCAGTGCTCATAAAAAGTCAGCTAGAATCGTCGGTGAAGTGATTGGTAAGTATCACCCACACGGTGATTCAAGTGTTTATGATGCAATGGTTCGTATGGCGCAGCCATTCAACTATAGGATGCCTTTAATTGATGGACATGGTAACTTTGGTTCAGTTGATGGTGATGGTGCAGCAGCGATGCGTTACACCGAAGCTAGAATGAGCAAAATTGCCGGAGAGCTTGTTCAAGACTTAGAAAAAAACACAGTAGATTTTGTTGATAATTATGATGGGTCTGAAAAAGAACCTAGTGTACTTCCAGCAAGATATCCTAACCTTTTGGTCAACGGATCGACTGGGATTGCTGTTGGTATGGCAACCAATATCCCACCACATAATCTGACTGAAGTCATTGATGGCATCTTAGCTTATATGGAAAATGAAGATATTACTATTGCTGAATTAATGGAATATATCAAAGGACCAGACTTCCCTACAGGAGGCCAAATTCTAGGCCTTACTGGATTACGTCAAGCATATGAAACAGGTAAAGGTATTATTGCTGTAAGAGCAACTACAGAGATCGTTTCACATAAAAATAAAAATAGTATCATCGTTACTGAAATTCCTTATCAAGTCAATAAAACAACTTTAATTGAACGTATTGCAGAAATCGCAAAAAACAAAATTGTTGATGGAATTACTGACTTAAGAGATGAATCAAATCGTAAAGGGATGCGCATTGTTATCGAACTTAGACGCGATGTTAATCCACATGTTATGATTAATAACTTATATAAATATACACAACTTCAATCATCATTTGGTATCAATATGATTGCACTTGTTAAAGGGCAACCAATGATGGTTACACTTAAAGATGTTTTGACAAATTATGTAGAACATCAAATCGAAGTAATTCAAAGAAGAACAATTTATGATCTAGATAAAGCAGAAGCAAGAGCTCATATTTTAGAAGGTTTATTAAAAGCTTTACACGATATCGATCACGCAATTGAAATCATCAAAAAGGCTAGTACTGGTGATGAAGCAAAAGAAGCTTTAATGTCAACTTATGAGTTATCAGAAATTCAAGCAAAAGCAATTCTTGATATGAGACTTCAAAGATTAACAGGTTTAGAAATAAATAAGATTGAATCTGAAGCTGCAGATCTCATCGTTAAAATTGATGATTTTAAAGATATTATACGTTCACATGAAAGAAAAACAGAAATCATTAAATCAGAACTAATCATGATCAAAGAAAAATATCATAGCGATAGAATGTCAGAAATCAACCTTCATGAAGATTTAAGTATCGAAAATGAAGACTTAATTCCTGTTGAAGATGTAATCATTACGGTGACTAATAATGGTTATATTAAACGTATGAAAGTGGATCAATATAAAACTCAAAATCGTGGTGGAGTGGGTATGTCAGGTATTAAAGTTCATGACGATGATTATGTAGAACATATCCTAATGACATCAACACACGATTACCACTTATTCTTCACCAATAAAGGTAGAGTTTATAAACTTAAAGGATATCAAATTCCTGAGGGTTCTAGAACTGCTAAAGGTATGCCTATTGTTAACTTCCTAGAGTTCGATAAAGATGAGACACTAGCAAACTTCACAAATGTTAAAGACTTTGAAGATGAAAACTCATTCTTAACCTTTGTTACAAAACGTGGTGTCGTCAAACGTACACATATTTCAGAATATCAACATATCAGAAATAACGGTATTATTGCCTTAACATTAAGAGAAAATGATGAGTTATTGTCAGTAAGACTCACTGATGGCCAAAAAGATATTGTTTTAGGCGCATCAAATGGTAAAGCCATTAGATTTGCTGAATCAGATGTTAGAACTATGGGCCGTACTGCGTCAGGTGTTCGTGGTATGATGATTGCTGATAGTGATCAAATCGTCGGTGCCGCTATCATAGAATCAGATGAACAAGAAATACTTGTTGTTACTGAAAATGGTTATGGTAAACGTACGAATGTTGATGAATATCGTCGACAACTTAGAGGTGGTAAAGGTGTTAAAACATTAAATATCACAGCTAAAAACGGTAAACTATCAACACTTAAAGCTGTATCTGATGAAGATGATTTAATTGTTGTATCAGATAAAGGGGTAGTCATTAGAACACATGTAGATCAAATCTCTAAAACTAAACGCGCAACACAAGGTGTAAGAGTTATTAAACTTAGACCAGATCATCATGTATCTACAGTAGCACTTGTTCCTAGACAAGAAGATGAAGAAGAGATTGAAACTGAACAAGAACAATTTGTTCAAGAAGCAATCCCAGTCGAAGAACAAAAGAAAATCGTTGAAGCAGTTGACTTAGCTCCTGAAGAAGCTGATGAAGATAAAGAAGAAACCGTTGTAAAAGACAGTTTATTTGATGAATAA